The following DNA comes from Hordeum vulgare subsp. vulgare chromosome 3H, MorexV3_pseudomolecules_assembly, whole genome shotgun sequence.
ATAACCGGAATAAAATATAACGAAGTTTTACAAACCCAATAAAACTTAAATTATCTTAAAAAtatacatctattggttgccaacatgatctCACATATGCTCAACCCAATCATCTTGAAACTGAATATGAGTTTTCCAATCACGTATTTCATGATGAAACTGGGTGAACTATGCAAACGATGCCACTCCTCCGCCATGCTAAGGCATCACATTGTCATCCTCAAACTCAAACCCTTGATCATGGAGACGTTCTGGGCGCTCGTCCTCTATgatcatattatgcatgatcacacaagaagTCATCACTTCACACAATTTCTTGGTACTTCAAGTTCTAGGAGGATATCGAACTATTCCCATCGAGATTCCAGAACACCAaaaggcacgctcgacatccttcctagaaCTCTCTTGCTCTTGGCAAATATTTTTCTCTTCTCTCCGACAGGATTGGAGATTGTCTTCATAATACCGGTCCACTGTGGATAGATTCTGTCAGCTACATAGTATTCTTTGTTGTAGTTGTGACCGTTGATTTTAACATTGACCGACGAGTTGTTGCCTTCGGCAAACCTTGCAAACACCGGCCAACATTGAAgtacgttgatatcattgtgtgatccggTAATCCCAAAGAAAGAGTGCCAGATCCAGATATCTTGAGAGGCCACGACctcaagtatgacagtgcaagcctAGATATGGCCCTTGTACTGAccttgccaagcagaagggcagTTTTTCCACTCCAAGTGCATGTAGTCTATACTTCCAAGCATCCATGGGAAGCCCCGATTGGCATTCGTCGCCTACAAAGGGGTTgtgtctccagcagtcggctctctcaagtactaAGGGCAAAAAAACTGCAACCACAGCCTTGCAGAATCTGTACAACGACTCTAGGCACGTAGAATCACTCATACGAACGTACTCATCAATAAGATCATCAGGTACTCCGTAAGCAAGCATCCGGATAGCTGAAGTGTATTTCTCATAAAATGAGAAGCCAATCTTTTCAATGAAATTTCTTTGCACTCGAAGTAGTCATCGTATCCGACAACCACCTCTCGAATCCGGTTGAAAATATGCCtagccatacggaaatgccgccgGAATTTCTGATGTTTGAACAACGGATTTGTTGTGTCAAATTAGTCCTTACATAGAAGGAATTGACCActctctcggttgcgattcaacgCCACAACATGTCCTGGAATCGAGCCCCGGAACAACGGTCGTTGCCTATTAAGGTGGTCATGGACCAACACGGTAAGAAACATCTCCTAACCGTCCGAGTCGCACAAAACATTATGAAAAAACAACTCATCGGCGTAGTCCATTTGTACCTTGAGGCAGACTGTTGAACAACTTGCGACCGTGGATGATAAAGCTAACCGACGATTCTAAAGGCGTGGGTAGGTGTCGTCGTTTGGGGAGGTACGGGAGGAGGCGTGACTGGTGGCCGAGTCACCAGAATTGGGCGGCAGCGACGACGAGGTGAAGGCAAGGCGAGGGCCAATGCACCACCGACTAAAAGGCAAGAGAAAGTAGTACGCACATGTCGTCCGCGTGCGTTTTATGCCCACGTCGGTCCAAATCAGGTCTAAAATTAAACCGGTAATGAATCCACACACGGACGAAAAGCGGACACGCATCTTTGGGTGGACGCATTGGATCGATTTTTTTTGTCCGTCCGGATCCAACTAAAAAAGGATTGTTTTCCTTGATCCAGCCGGCCCTCGACGTCAACCAAAGTTTGCAGCTAACTAGGGGGTGTTTCTTTAGAGGAACTTTTTGTTgtagggacttaaaaaagtctcttttagtctcatgtgaaagaaacatgagggacttttagagactaaaagggggtatttgggactaaaagAAGAAGTCCCTCCCGAGGGACTTCTTGggacttttttgacactttttacAACATTGCCCCtatttttagcatgtcatttaataacttctagtattACTAaaagtaacatggtctttttgcatgagaTTTAATGATCTCTAGTCCCTGTTTAGTCTCTGAAAATAAATGAATAGGGACTAGAAACTTTTTAGTTGAGACAAAAAAAAAAAGTCGTGGCACTCTTTCGTCGGCTCCTTGTTGTTggctccatgatgatgatgatgaacagcAACCTGATACCCGTGTTCATGGCCCATGGGTTGGTTAGTTTAGGACGTGTTTGGTTCATGATTAATTTTGCGAAACATATAATTAGAAAAGGCGTGGCAAGCCATAAGTATGCAATGAATCAAACAAATGTTTAAGTATTGTACTAAGGTTAGGCGTGACAACCTTAGGCTGGAAACCAAATTGTCCCTTAGCCTGCATTTCCCACATCCCGAGGCAGACCGTAAAGACCAGGCACCCCAATCCATGCATGAAACATTATTACTCACTCCCTCCCACCCACTAACTAGGACACCGATGCACGCCCAAACAATTCCCTCCTCGCCTTTTATTATTGTTACCACTACCACCTCCGTCCGTTGCTCACTGAGAAGTCCCTATCAACCCAAAAACCCAACGCCCACAACGTCCCCTGACAGCTCAAGGACGGACACGTCGTccccgtgcgtgcgtgcgtgctctCGACCCCGTCGACCGATCACCACGCACACGAGCCTAGCAGTGTACGCAACAGCGCCGCACTGGTGGTGCCCGCGCGCGCACTGGGCGACCTACTGACAGGCACTGGAGCGTGCACTGCGCCCAGCCAGCGGCTTTACTGTGCGGTAAAGCTGTTGAAAgcggagagacagagagagagagagccgggGATGGAGAAAAAGGGCCGAGCAGAGGGCGACAGAGCGTGGCACCAGACAGACAAGAAGAACCAGCCCCTCTCGTCCCGCCGCTGTCCGCCTTGCCACTTCTGCTGCTCGCACCGCCCGCAGCCACCCAAAACCATGCTTCGTCCCGGCGGCAGCAGCACCACGCTGCTGCAGCTGCTGCtcctctccgtcttgcttgcctgCGGCGCCAATGCCGGCTCTCTGGAGGGCGACGCCGCGGCGCTCGCCGACTTCCGGCTCGCCGCGGACCGCTCCGGCGCGCTCGCGAGCTGGAACACGTCCGCCGGCATGTCCCCGTGCGGCGGCACGACGGGAGTTGCGTGGCGCGGTGTGACGTGTGCTGGCGGGCGGGTGACGCGGCTCGTGCTCGAGGGGCTCGGCCTGTCCGGCGCGGACGCGCTCCCGGCGCTGGCCCGGCTCGACGGCCTCCGCGTGTTGAGCCTCAAGGGGAACCAGCTCTCCGGCGCCGTCCCCGACCTCTCGCCGCTCCTCGGGCTCAAGCTGCTCTTCCTCTCCCGCAACGCGCTCTCTGGCGGCATCCCGCCCTCGCTCGGGAGGCTCTACCGCCTCTACCGGCTTGACCTCTCGTCCAACAACCTGTCCGGCGTCGTGCCGCCCGAGCTGGGCCGGCTCGACCGGCTGCTCACGCTCAGGCTCGACTCCAACCGCCTCATCGGCGGGGTCGACGGCATTGCGCTGCCCAGGTTACAGGATCTCAACGTGTCCAACAATCTCTTTGTGGGGAGGATTCCGGCGGCGATGGCGGGTTTTCCGGCGGGCGCGTTCGGCGGGAACGCTGGTCTGTGCGGGGCGCCGCTGCCGCCGTGCAAGGATGAGATGCAGAACGCGTCCCCGTGCCCTCCGGCTGCGGCCATGGCGGCATCCTCGCCCTCTTCGAAGCCCGCGGATGGCAAGGGGAAGATGAGCCGCGGGGTCGTGGCCGCAATTGTGGCCGCGGACTTCGCCGTGGTCGGGCTCGTCGCAGGGCTGCTCTTCTGCTACTTCTGGCCACGCATCTCCGGGCGCCGGAGCGACAGGCGCCACCGCGAGGGGGAGAAGATCGTCTACTCCTCGAGCCCGTACGGCGCGGCCGGCGTTGTCGCGGCGGCCGGTGGCACGTACGAGCGGGGGAAGATGGTGTTCTTGGAGGACGCCGGCGGGAAGCGGTTCGAGCTGGAGGAGCTGCTGCGCGCGTCCGCGGAGATGCTCGGCAAAGGCGGCTGCGGCACGGCGTACAAGGCGGTGCTCGACGACGGCAGCGTCGTGGCCGTGAAGCGGCTCCGCGACGCGACGCCGGGAGCGGCGGCCTCCACCAAGAAGGACTTCGAGCACCACATGGCCGTGCTCGGCCGCCTCCGCCACCCCAACGTCGTGCCGCTCAACGCCTACTACTACGCCCGCGACGAGAAGCTGCTCGTCTACGAGTTCATGCCCAACGGCAgcctcttctccctcctccacGGCAAGTCCTCTGCTGCTTGATTCTTCACCGTTAATTGCGTCGAACACTTGCTGCTTCTGTTGCTGAATTGAAGGTGGAAATGTGCGTTTGTCGTCGCAGGTAACCGAGGGCCAGGGAGGACGCCGTTGGACTGGGCGGCGCGCATGCGCATCGCGGCCGGCGCAGCGCGCGGCCTCGCCTACATCCACCACGCGAGCCGGCGCGGCGGGATGGCGCCCAAGCTCGCGCACGGCAACATCAAGAGCACCAACATACTGCTCGACAGGTCAGGCGAGGCTCGCCTGGCGGACTGCGGGCTGGCGCAGCTGGGCACGTCGTCTCCGGCGGCGAGCTCGGCGGGGTACCGCGCGCCcgaggcgccggcgccggcgtcccggCCGTGGGCGTCGCAGAAGGGCGACGTGTATGCCCTGGGCGTGGTGCTGCTGGAGCTGCTGACGGGGCGGTGCCCGGGCAGCGAGCTGCccaacggcggcgtggtggtggagcTGCCGCGGTGGGTGCAGTCGGTGGTGCGGGAGGAGTGGACGTCGGAGGTGTTCGACCTGGAGCTGATGAAGGACAAGGGCATCGAGGAGGAGATGGTGGCGATGCTGCAGCTGGCCCTGAGCTGCGCGGCGAGCGCGCCCGACCAGCGGCCCAAGATCGGGTACGTGGTGAGGATGGTCGACGAGGTGCGCGCGTGCGGGGACCCGCAGGCCTCCTCGCCGTCGCACGGGTCGTCCATGGACGAGTCGTCCGGCGTCTCCGACTCGCCCGCCGTCTCGGAAGGCGGCGCCGCCAGCCAGTGATCGGAGAGAGAGCTTTTTTTAGGTACTTGGGGGCTTGATGAGAATTTGTGGTGGTTTGTGCTTTGGTTAACTGTTTTTTTTGTCTTCATTTGGTGGAGGATTGGTTGTGGTCCGTTGGATCTGATCTGATGATGGTGTTTTGTAGGAgtacatgatgatgatgattggtCTGATTAGAATAGCCGTACCGCTTGATTGTTGCTGTGTATGTGAGTTGATCATTGGCTTGGCTTTGTCTTTTTCTTGCGTCGACGTGGTCGTGTGCTACTGCGTCACTACACTGGTTTTCATCTCATGGTAATTCAGCTAGCAAACACTGTTTTTTTGCACTACCACTAATTTATTGCAATGTGACGGTTTGTTTTAGTATATCCAAACGAACATATTTGTAAATCTGACAAATGATTAACTAATTTTCAGTCTATTGACACAATATTATATTTTTTAGATGAAAATCTTTTTAATTTCACGGTGAACATTCTATTCTACTTTCACTAAAGTTGTACAAAGTCAGCGACAAATAATATGAGTTGAAGGAAGTACTAAATATGAGTCACGATAaataatatactccctccattgcaAAATTAGTGACTCTACTTTATACTAAAATTAATTTTGTCAAAATTAGTGACTCTACTTTATACTAAAATTAGTACGAAACTGAATCATTTTTAGTTACTTAATAgcaaaaggcccgtgcgttgcaactgaAGAAAAAATGCTACACGttttttaatttataaaaaagaTCTATAATATGAGATTTTTTAGTTACGACACAAACAAAGATGAACTTACCCTACAAAAGTGCAATTCAAGATTTTCATTGGCCAAATACCGCATGGGAGCATAAAATAGATTCAAAATTCAACAACCACTCTGTATGCATATCTGGCCGATGTTGTATACGTCGGGCGTCGCTGTGCTCGCATGCATACTGTTGTACATGAGTGAAAGAAATCAAGATGAACTAATTCAGAGGCCATTGGAGCAAAAAAAAAGTTCGCGATCTAGTTAGTGGTATACAATTTGACAACCTATCATAGATAGTTGGCCTCTTTCAAAAATAGTCcatttcatcttcttctcctaatTCCTATCGCTTGATTTAAATCAGCctgatagaagaaaagaagaaaagataaataaaaacaagaaagcaAAAAATCGCTTTGATTTGAATCAACccgatagaagaaaagaagaaaaggtaaacaaaaaagagaaaaaggcaaacgaaaattgcttgatttgaatcagcctcatagaagaaaaaaagaaaagataaacaaaaaaagggaaaaaagtaTGCtagaaaaggtaaacaaaaaacagaaaaaaaaaagaaaaaaatattgaatcagcctgatagaagaaaagatgaaaaggtaaaaaaaaagaaaaaaaaatatgctagaaaaggtaaacaaaaaagggaaaaaataaacga
Coding sequences within:
- the LOC123442559 gene encoding probable leucine-rich repeat receptor-like protein kinase At1g68400, coding for MEKKGRAEGDRAWHQTDKKNQPLSSRRCPPCHFCCSHRPQPPKTMLRPGGSSTTLLQLLLLSVLLACGANAGSLEGDAAALADFRLAADRSGALASWNTSAGMSPCGGTTGVAWRGVTCAGGRVTRLVLEGLGLSGADALPALARLDGLRVLSLKGNQLSGAVPDLSPLLGLKLLFLSRNALSGGIPPSLGRLYRLYRLDLSSNNLSGVVPPELGRLDRLLTLRLDSNRLIGGVDGIALPRLQDLNVSNNLFVGRIPAAMAGFPAGAFGGNAGLCGAPLPPCKDEMQNASPCPPAAAMAASSPSSKPADGKGKMSRGVVAAIVAADFAVVGLVAGLLFCYFWPRISGRRSDRRHREGEKIVYSSSPYGAAGVVAAAGGTYERGKMVFLEDAGGKRFELEELLRASAEMLGKGGCGTAYKAVLDDGSVVAVKRLRDATPGAAASTKKDFEHHMAVLGRLRHPNVVPLNAYYYARDEKLLVYEFMPNGSLFSLLHGNRGPGRTPLDWAARMRIAAGAARGLAYIHHASRRGGMAPKLAHGNIKSTNILLDRSGEARLADCGLAQLGTSSPAASSAGYRAPEAPAPASRPWASQKGDVYALGVVLLELLTGRCPGSELPNGGVVVELPRWVQSVVREEWTSEVFDLELMKDKGIEEEMVAMLQLALSCAASAPDQRPKIGYVVRMVDEVRACGDPQASSPSHGSSMDESSGVSDSPAVSEGGAASQ